A DNA window from Bos javanicus breed banteng chromosome 10, ARS-OSU_banteng_1.0, whole genome shotgun sequence contains the following coding sequences:
- the TMEM30B gene encoding cell cycle control protein 50B, whose translation MTWSATARGAHQPDNTAFTQQRLPAWHPLLSASITLPLFFCAGLAFIGLGLGLYYSSNGIKELAYDYTGDSGTGNCSVCAMAGQGRAPPPPCSCAWYFSLPELFQGPVYLYYELTNFYQNNRRYGVSRDDSQLSGLPSSLRHPVNECAPYQYSAAGLPIAPCGAIANSLFNDSFSLWHQRQPNGPYVEVPLDRTGIAWWTDYHVKFRNPPLVNGSLALAFQGTAPPPNWHRPVYELSPDPNNTGFINQDFVVWMRTAALPTFRKLYARIRQGNYSAGLPRGAYRVNITYNYPVRAFNGHKSLIFSSISWMGGKNPFLGIAYLLVGSLCILVGFVMLVVYIRYQDQNDDEEDDE comes from the coding sequence ATGACCTGGAGCGCCACCGCCCGGGGCGCCCACCAGCCCGACAACACCGCGTTCACGCAGCAGCGCCTCCCCGCCTGGCACCCGCTGCTGTCGGCCAGCATCACGCTGCCGCTCTTCTTCTGCGCCGGCCTGGCCTTCATAGGGCTGGGCCTGGGCCTCTACTACTCCTCCAATGGCATCAAGGAGCTCGCGTATGACTACACCGGCGACTCGGGTACCGGCAACTGCTCGGTGTGCGCCATGGCCGGCCAGGGCCGCGCGCCGCCGCCCCCCTGCTCGTGCGCCTGGTACTTCTCGCTGCCCGAGCTCTTCCAGGGCCCGGTGTACCTCTACTACGAGCTGACGAACTTCTACCAGAACAACCGGCGCTACGGCGTGTCCCGCGACGACTCGCAGCTGAGCGGGCTGCCGAGCTCGCTGCGCCACCCGGTCAACGAGTGCGCCCCCTACCAGTACAGCGCGGCCGGCCTGCCCATCGCGCCCTGCGGCGCCATCGCCAACAGCCTCTTCAACGACTCCTTCTCGCTGTGGCACCAGCGCCAGCCCAACGGGCCCTACGTCGAGGTGCCGCTCGACCGCACCGGCATCGCCTGGTGGACCGATTACCACGTCAAGTTCCGCAACCCGCCGCTGGTGAACGGCAGCCTGGCGCTGGCCTTCCAGGGCACCGCGCCCCCGCCCAACTGGCACCGGCCGGTCTACGAGCTGAGCCCCGACCCCAACAACACCGGCTTCATCAACCAGGACTTCGTGGTGTGGATGCGCACCGCTGCGCTGCCCACGTTCCGCAAGCTGTACGCGCGCATCCGCCAGGGCAACTACTCCGCCGGGCTGCCGCGGGGCGCCTACCGCGTCAACATCACCTATAACTACCCGGTGCGCGCCTTCAACGGCCACAAAAGCCTCATCTTCAGCAGCATCTCGTGGATGGGCGGCAAGAATCCATTCCTGGGCATCGCCTACCTGCTGGTCGGCTCCCTCTGCATCCTCGTGGGCTTTGTCATGCTGGTCGTCTACATTCGCTACCAGGACCAGAACGACGACGAGGAGGACGACGAGTGA
- the LOC133254793 gene encoding keratin, type II cytoskeletal 8-like, with translation MSIRVTQKSYKVSTSAPRSFSSRSYTSGPGSHIRSSAFSRVGSGSSFRGGLGTGMSMAGSYSGAPGLGGITAVTMNQSLLSPLKLEVDPNIQAVRTQEKEQIKTLNNKFASFIDKVRHLEQQNKVLETKWNLLQQQKTARSNIDNMFESYINNLRRQLETLAQEKLKLEVELGNMQGLVEDFKTKYEDEIQKHTDMENEFLIIKKDVDEAYMNKVELESHLEGLTDEINFYRQLYEEEIHEMQSQISDTSVVLSMDNNRNLDLDGIIAEVKAQYEEIANRSRAEAETMYQIKYEELQTLAGKHGDDLRCTKTEIPEMNRNINRLQAEIEGLKGQRASLEAAITDAEQRGEMAVKDAQAKLAELEAALRNAKQDMAQQLREYQELMNDKLALDVEIATYRKLLEGEESRLESGMQNMSIHTKTTSGYAGGLTASYGTPGFKYSLSPGSFSRTSSKAVVVKKIETRDGKLVSESSDVLSK, from the coding sequence ATGTCCATCAGGGTGACCCAGAAGTCCTACAAGGTGTCTACCTCTGCCCCCAGGTCCTTCAGCAGCCGCTCCTACACCAGTGGGCCCGGCTCCCACATCAGGTCCTCGGCCTTTTCCCGAGTGGGCAGCGGCAGCAGCTTTCGGGGCGGCCTGGGCACCGGCATGAGCATGGCTGGAAGCTACAGTGGGGCCCCAGGTTTGGGGGGCATCACAGCTGTCACCATGAACCAGAGCCTGCTGAGCCCCCTCAAGCTGGAGGTGGATCCCAACATCCAGGCCGTCCGCACCCAGGAGAAGGAGCAGATCAAGACCCTCAACAACAAATTTGCCTCCTTCATCGACAAGGTGCGGCACCTGGAGCAGCAGAACAAGGTTCTGGAGACCAAATGGAACCTCCTGCAGCAGCAGAAGACTGCCCGGAGCAACATAGACAACATGTTTGAGAGCTACATTAACAACCTCCGTCGGCAGCTGGAAACTCTGGCCCAGGAGAAGCTGAAGCTGGAAGTGGAGCTTGGCAACATGCAGGGGCTGGTGGAGGACTTTAAGACCAAGTATGAGGATGAAATCCAAAAgcacacagacatggagaatgaATTTCTCATCATCAAGAAGGATGTGGATGAAGCTTACATGAACAAGGTAGAGCTAGAGTCCCACCTGGAAGGGCTGACTGATGAGATCAACTTCTACAGGCAACTGTATGAAGAGGAGATCCATGAGATGCAGTCTCAGATTTCTGACACGTCTGTGGTCCTGTCCATGGACAACAACCGCAACCTGGACCTAGATGGCATCATCGCTGAGGTCAAGGCCCAGTATGAGGAGATCGCCAACCGCAGCCGGGCTGAGGCCGAGACCATGTACCAAATCAAGTATGAGGAGCTGCAGACACTGGCTGGGAAGCACGGGGATGACCTTCGTTGCACGAAGACGGAGATTCCTGAGATGAACCGGAACATCAACCGTCTCCAGGCTGAGATCGAGGGTCTCAAAggccagagggcttccctggaggctgccATCACTGACGCTGAGCAGCGTGGTGAGATGGCTGTTAAGGATGCTCAGGCCAAGCTGGCCGAGCTGGAGGCCGCTCTGAGGAACGCCAAGCAGGACATGGCGCAGCAGCTGCGCGAGTACCAGGAGCTCATGAATGACAAGCTGGCTCTGGACGTGGAGATTGCCACCTACAGGAAGCTGCTGGAAGGCGAGGAGAGCCGGCTGGAGTCTGGGATGCAGAACATGAGTATCCACACCAAGACCACCAGTGGCTACGCAGGTGGACTGACTGCGTCCTACGGGACCCCTGGCTTCAAATACAGCCTGAGCCCCGGCTCCTTCAGCCGCACCAGTTCCAAGGCTGTGGTTGTGAAGAAGATTGAGACTCGAGATGGGAAGCTGGTGTCCGAGTCCTCTGATGTCCTGTCCAAGTGA